From Anopheles coluzzii chromosome 3, AcolN3, whole genome shotgun sequence, the proteins below share one genomic window:
- the LOC120957829 gene encoding pantothenate kinase 3 isoform X1 → MLVCVCVSVPVPSEVILCPLRKKAGSLGSDGGSSSQSTVSCGAAGISHSFTVALNAYIERGIRLRQERALEQWTHTRMDALDSSSSQPPLGPQLSSAISRWILYGTVVPSVHVTPNGTHRHHHQYATHSVASHYHRPLVRKPSYRRKMSSTESGASGSSSPTTSPKVSSSPVQQHRRRTAAATPSPQQSRRRTGRDLQRTATANSSHSSAGSITSILSSLSSANSGGSQQQRKQRRIKRRTARKSATAEAKGARPSARSSKSNGSSSSSSNNKANTDTRWTDESRSESSEHSIEGPVSMPWFGMDIGGTLTKLVYFEPKDITPGELDQEARILRNIRRYLTKNSAYGKTGHRDSHLQMDDVVIRGRRGSLHFIRFPTSEMLSFLKLAKSKGMAQLVTTVCATGGGAFKFEEDFRQHVNMKLAKFDELDALIKGILFTETHNKCECYFWENANEISSTKKKFDFSQPYPFILVNVGSGVSVLAVRGPDNYKRISGTSLGGGTFLGLCCLLTGCETFEEAIQLATKGDHKKVDKLVKDIYGGDYERFGLPGELVASSFGQMHLQERRQSVSKEDLAHAILVTITNNIGSIARMCASNEKIEKVVFVGNFLRVNPISMKLLAYAMDYWSKGTLKALFLEHEGYFGAVGCLLQFNGELHAQVGDLLT, encoded by the exons atgcttgtgtgtgtgtgtgtgtctgttccTGTTCCTTCCGAGGTCATCCTCTGTCCGCTTCGCAAAAAAGCGGGAAGTCTCGGTAGtgacggcggcagcagcagccagagTACTGTTTCGTGCGGTGCGGCAGGAATTTCTCACAGTTTCACC GTGGCGCTGAACGCGTACATCGAGCGGGGCATCCGGCTGCGCCAGGAGCGAGCCCTCGAGCAATGGACGCACACACGCATGGACGCGctggacagcagcagcagtcagcCGCCGCTCGGCCCGCAGCTCTCTAGTGCCATATCGCGCTGGATCCTGTACGGTACCGTCGTGCCGAGCGTCCACGTCACGCCCAACGGCACGCaccggcatcatcatcagtacGCGACCCACTCGGTCGCCTCCCACTATCACCGTCCGCTCGTGCGCAAACCATCGTACCGGCGCAAAATGTCGTCCACCGAAAGCGGCGCCAGTGGTAGCAGCAGCCCCACGACCAGCCCCAAAGTGTCCTCCTCCCCGGTGCAGCAACATCGCCGTCGGACGGCGGCGGCAACACCCTCACCGCAACAGTCCCGTCGCCGCACGGGTCGGGATCTGCAGCGTACCGCCACCGCCAACTCGTCACATTCCTCGGCCGGGTCCATTACCTCCATACTGTCCAGCCTGTCGTCGGCGAACAGTGGTGgaagccagcagcagcgcaaacaACGCCGcatcaagcgacgaaccgccCGCAAGTCGGCAACGGCGGAAGCGAAAGGGGCCCGACCCAGCGCACggagcagcaaaagcaacggcagcagcagcagcagcagcaacaacaaagccAACACCGACACGCGGTGGACCGACGaaagtcgttcggaatcgtcggaacatTCCATTGAGGGGCCAGTGT CGATGCCCTGGTTCGGCATGGACATTGGCGGCACCCTCACAAAGCTGGTGTACTTCGAGCCGAAGGACATCACGCCGGGCGAGCTGGATCAGGAGGCACGCATCCTGCGCAACATTCGGCGTTACCTGACGAAAAACTCGGCCTACGGCAAGACCGGCCACCGGGACAGCCACCTGCAGATGGACGACGTGGTGATACGCGGCCGGCGCGGCTCGCTCCACTTCATCCGCTTCCCAACGTCGGAGATGCTCAGCTTCCTGAAGCTCGCCAAATCGAAGGGCATGGCCCAGCTGGTAACGACCGTCTGCGCGACCGGTGGCGGTGCGTTCAAGTTCGAGGAAGACTTCCGGCAGCACGTCAACATGAAGCTGGCCAAGTTCGACGAGCTGGATGCGCTGATCAAGGGCATCCTCTTCACGGAAACGCACAACAAATGTGAGTGCTACTTTTGGGAGAACGCCAACGAAATTAG TAGTACGAAGAAAAAGTTCGACTTTAGCCAACCGTACCCGTTTATACTGGTGAACGTCGGGTCGGGCGTCTCGGTGCTGGCGGTGCGCGGCCCGGACAACTACAAGCGCATCTCCGGCACGAGCCTCGGCGGTGGTACATTCCTGGGCCTGTGCTGTCTGCTCACCGGCTGTGAAACGTTCGAGGAAGCAATACAGCTAGCGACGAAGGGCGATCATAAGAAGGTGGACAAGCTAGTGAAAGACATTTACGGCGGCGATTACGAGCGGTTCGGGCTGCCCGGCGAGCTGGTCGCGTCAAG CTTCGGACAGATGCATCTGCAGGAAAGGCGGCAAAGCGTCAGCAAGGAAGATCTGGCCCACGCCATCCTCGTGACGATCACCAACAACATTGGTTCGATCGCGCGCATGTGCGCAAGCAACGAGAAGATCGAGAAG GTGGTGTTTGTGGGCAACTTTCTGCGCGTGAACCCAATATCGATGAAGCTGCTCGCGTACGCGATGGACTACTGGTCGAAGGGGACGCTCAAAGCGCTGTTCCTCGAGCACGAGGGCTACTTCGGTGCAGTCGGGTGCCTTTTGCAGTTCAACGGTGAGCTGCACGCACAAGTCGGTGATTTACTTACTTAG
- the LOC120957829 gene encoding pantothenate kinase 3 isoform X2, whose protein sequence is MDALDSSSSQPPLGPQLSSAISRWILYGTVVPSVHVTPNGTHRHHHQYATHSVASHYHRPLVRKPSYRRKMSSTESGASGSSSPTTSPKVSSSPVQQHRRRTAAATPSPQQSRRRTGRDLQRTATANSSHSSAGSITSILSSLSSANSGGSQQQRKQRRIKRRTARKSATAEAKGARPSARSSKSNGSSSSSSNNKANTDTRWTDESRSESSEHSIEGPVSMPWFGMDIGGTLTKLVYFEPKDITPGELDQEARILRNIRRYLTKNSAYGKTGHRDSHLQMDDVVIRGRRGSLHFIRFPTSEMLSFLKLAKSKGMAQLVTTVCATGGGAFKFEEDFRQHVNMKLAKFDELDALIKGILFTETHNKCECYFWENANEISSTKKKFDFSQPYPFILVNVGSGVSVLAVRGPDNYKRISGTSLGGGTFLGLCCLLTGCETFEEAIQLATKGDHKKVDKLVKDIYGGDYERFGLPGELVASSFGQMHLQERRQSVSKEDLAHAILVTITNNIGSIARMCASNEKIEKVVFVGNFLRVNPISMKLLAYAMDYWSKGTLKALFLEHEGYFGAVGCLLQFNGELHAQVGDLLT, encoded by the exons ATGGACGCGctggacagcagcagcagtcagcCGCCGCTCGGCCCGCAGCTCTCTAGTGCCATATCGCGCTGGATCCTGTACGGTACCGTCGTGCCGAGCGTCCACGTCACGCCCAACGGCACGCaccggcatcatcatcagtacGCGACCCACTCGGTCGCCTCCCACTATCACCGTCCGCTCGTGCGCAAACCATCGTACCGGCGCAAAATGTCGTCCACCGAAAGCGGCGCCAGTGGTAGCAGCAGCCCCACGACCAGCCCCAAAGTGTCCTCCTCCCCGGTGCAGCAACATCGCCGTCGGACGGCGGCGGCAACACCCTCACCGCAACAGTCCCGTCGCCGCACGGGTCGGGATCTGCAGCGTACCGCCACCGCCAACTCGTCACATTCCTCGGCCGGGTCCATTACCTCCATACTGTCCAGCCTGTCGTCGGCGAACAGTGGTGgaagccagcagcagcgcaaacaACGCCGcatcaagcgacgaaccgccCGCAAGTCGGCAACGGCGGAAGCGAAAGGGGCCCGACCCAGCGCACggagcagcaaaagcaacggcagcagcagcagcagcagcaacaacaaagccAACACCGACACGCGGTGGACCGACGaaagtcgttcggaatcgtcggaacatTCCATTGAGGGGCCAGTGT CGATGCCCTGGTTCGGCATGGACATTGGCGGCACCCTCACAAAGCTGGTGTACTTCGAGCCGAAGGACATCACGCCGGGCGAGCTGGATCAGGAGGCACGCATCCTGCGCAACATTCGGCGTTACCTGACGAAAAACTCGGCCTACGGCAAGACCGGCCACCGGGACAGCCACCTGCAGATGGACGACGTGGTGATACGCGGCCGGCGCGGCTCGCTCCACTTCATCCGCTTCCCAACGTCGGAGATGCTCAGCTTCCTGAAGCTCGCCAAATCGAAGGGCATGGCCCAGCTGGTAACGACCGTCTGCGCGACCGGTGGCGGTGCGTTCAAGTTCGAGGAAGACTTCCGGCAGCACGTCAACATGAAGCTGGCCAAGTTCGACGAGCTGGATGCGCTGATCAAGGGCATCCTCTTCACGGAAACGCACAACAAATGTGAGTGCTACTTTTGGGAGAACGCCAACGAAATTAG TAGTACGAAGAAAAAGTTCGACTTTAGCCAACCGTACCCGTTTATACTGGTGAACGTCGGGTCGGGCGTCTCGGTGCTGGCGGTGCGCGGCCCGGACAACTACAAGCGCATCTCCGGCACGAGCCTCGGCGGTGGTACATTCCTGGGCCTGTGCTGTCTGCTCACCGGCTGTGAAACGTTCGAGGAAGCAATACAGCTAGCGACGAAGGGCGATCATAAGAAGGTGGACAAGCTAGTGAAAGACATTTACGGCGGCGATTACGAGCGGTTCGGGCTGCCCGGCGAGCTGGTCGCGTCAAG CTTCGGACAGATGCATCTGCAGGAAAGGCGGCAAAGCGTCAGCAAGGAAGATCTGGCCCACGCCATCCTCGTGACGATCACCAACAACATTGGTTCGATCGCGCGCATGTGCGCAAGCAACGAGAAGATCGAGAAG GTGGTGTTTGTGGGCAACTTTCTGCGCGTGAACCCAATATCGATGAAGCTGCTCGCGTACGCGATGGACTACTGGTCGAAGGGGACGCTCAAAGCGCTGTTCCTCGAGCACGAGGGCTACTTCGGTGCAGTCGGGTGCCTTTTGCAGTTCAACGGTGAGCTGCACGCACAAGTCGGTGATTTACTTACTTAG
- the LOC120957829 gene encoding pantothenate kinase 3 isoform X3 yields MASSESAGSSSVIRKAMPWFGMDIGGTLTKLVYFEPKDITPGELDQEARILRNIRRYLTKNSAYGKTGHRDSHLQMDDVVIRGRRGSLHFIRFPTSEMLSFLKLAKSKGMAQLVTTVCATGGGAFKFEEDFRQHVNMKLAKFDELDALIKGILFTETHNKCECYFWENANEISSTKKKFDFSQPYPFILVNVGSGVSVLAVRGPDNYKRISGTSLGGGTFLGLCCLLTGCETFEEAIQLATKGDHKKVDKLVKDIYGGDYERFGLPGELVASSFGQMHLQERRQSVSKEDLAHAILVTITNNIGSIARMCASNEKIEKVVFVGNFLRVNPISMKLLAYAMDYWSKGTLKALFLEHEGYFGAVGCLLQFNGELHAQVGDLLT; encoded by the exons CGATGCCCTGGTTCGGCATGGACATTGGCGGCACCCTCACAAAGCTGGTGTACTTCGAGCCGAAGGACATCACGCCGGGCGAGCTGGATCAGGAGGCACGCATCCTGCGCAACATTCGGCGTTACCTGACGAAAAACTCGGCCTACGGCAAGACCGGCCACCGGGACAGCCACCTGCAGATGGACGACGTGGTGATACGCGGCCGGCGCGGCTCGCTCCACTTCATCCGCTTCCCAACGTCGGAGATGCTCAGCTTCCTGAAGCTCGCCAAATCGAAGGGCATGGCCCAGCTGGTAACGACCGTCTGCGCGACCGGTGGCGGTGCGTTCAAGTTCGAGGAAGACTTCCGGCAGCACGTCAACATGAAGCTGGCCAAGTTCGACGAGCTGGATGCGCTGATCAAGGGCATCCTCTTCACGGAAACGCACAACAAATGTGAGTGCTACTTTTGGGAGAACGCCAACGAAATTAG TAGTACGAAGAAAAAGTTCGACTTTAGCCAACCGTACCCGTTTATACTGGTGAACGTCGGGTCGGGCGTCTCGGTGCTGGCGGTGCGCGGCCCGGACAACTACAAGCGCATCTCCGGCACGAGCCTCGGCGGTGGTACATTCCTGGGCCTGTGCTGTCTGCTCACCGGCTGTGAAACGTTCGAGGAAGCAATACAGCTAGCGACGAAGGGCGATCATAAGAAGGTGGACAAGCTAGTGAAAGACATTTACGGCGGCGATTACGAGCGGTTCGGGCTGCCCGGCGAGCTGGTCGCGTCAAG CTTCGGACAGATGCATCTGCAGGAAAGGCGGCAAAGCGTCAGCAAGGAAGATCTGGCCCACGCCATCCTCGTGACGATCACCAACAACATTGGTTCGATCGCGCGCATGTGCGCAAGCAACGAGAAGATCGAGAAG GTGGTGTTTGTGGGCAACTTTCTGCGCGTGAACCCAATATCGATGAAGCTGCTCGCGTACGCGATGGACTACTGGTCGAAGGGGACGCTCAAAGCGCTGTTCCTCGAGCACGAGGGCTACTTCGGTGCAGTCGGGTGCCTTTTGCAGTTCAACGGTGAGCTGCACGCACAAGTCGGTGATTTACTTACTTAG
- the LOC120957833 gene encoding uncharacterized protein LOC120957833, with the protein MPHKKLKGGHMAIIENWYHQIPAFTDVFTEESFYMFAVCFVLATIAVVLVLSRFITLKPVD; encoded by the coding sequence ATGCCGCACAAGAAGCTGAAGGGCGGCCACATGGCCATCATCGAGAACTGGTACCACCAGATACCGGCCTTTACCGACGTGTTTACCGAGGAGAGCTTCTACATGTTTGCCGTCTGCTTCGTGCTGGCCACCATTGCCGTCGTGTTGGTGCTGTCCCGGTTTATCACGCTGAAGCCGGTCGATTAG
- the LOC120957832 gene encoding uncharacterized protein LOC120957832 isoform X1, with amino-acid sequence MARSRKVANAHASVTGREKREMPSSVGDVYFENVQLRQRNAVRPRHRVFHIILGEFVHHLSAPKISQTNPTCLLKTEVVCDRRPPSIVFQLIPSVQAEAKLKKIELSSANLSTLELLKLCNKHVSALAPKEIATSVVKTKSEKKAGGAGGGGKRR; translated from the exons ATGGCCCGCTCCCGGAAAGTGGCCAATGCGCACGCGTCTGTCACAGGGCGAGAGAAACGCGAAATGCCGTCGTCGGTGGGTGATGTGTATTTTGAGAACGTACAGCTAAGGCAGAGGAACGCAGTACGACCGAGGCACCGAGTTTTCCATATAATTTTAGG AGAATTTGTGCACCATCTTTCCGCCCCGAAGATATCGCAGACCAATCCAACCTGCCTGCTCAAGACAGAGGTCGTGTGCGATCGAAGGCCCCCATCCATCGTCTTCCAACTCATACCATCGGTGCAGG CTGAAGCAAAGCTGAAAAAGATTGAGCTGAGCAGCGCCAACCTGTCCACGCTCGAGCTGCTCAAGCTCTGCAACAAGCACGTGAGCGCACTGGCGCCGAAGGAAATCGCCACCAGCGTGGTCAAGACCAAATCGGAGAAGAAGGCGGGCGgagcgggtggtggtggcaaaCGGCGCTAA
- the LOC120957832 gene encoding uncharacterized protein LOC120957832 isoform X2, whose product MSIKVGGAFRRSGGIVSAIGKQLKLVNLKGVQRITVTFDPFDESAVPTREFVHHLSAPKISQTNPTCLLKTEVVCDRRPPSIVFQLIPSVQAEAKLKKIELSSANLSTLELLKLCNKHVSALAPKEIATSVVKTKSEKKAGGAGGGGKRR is encoded by the exons ATGTCGATCAAGGTCGGTGGAGCATTCCGGCGGTCGGGTGGCATCGTATCAGCCATCGGCAAGCAGCTAAAGCTGGTCAACCTGAAGGGTGTGCAGCGCATTACGGTCACCTTCGACCCGTTCGACGAGAGTGCCGTTCCAACGAG AGAATTTGTGCACCATCTTTCCGCCCCGAAGATATCGCAGACCAATCCAACCTGCCTGCTCAAGACAGAGGTCGTGTGCGATCGAAGGCCCCCATCCATCGTCTTCCAACTCATACCATCGGTGCAGG CTGAAGCAAAGCTGAAAAAGATTGAGCTGAGCAGCGCCAACCTGTCCACGCTCGAGCTGCTCAAGCTCTGCAACAAGCACGTGAGCGCACTGGCGCCGAAGGAAATCGCCACCAGCGTGGTCAAGACCAAATCGGAGAAGAAGGCGGGCGgagcgggtggtggtggcaaaCGGCGCTAA